CCATTTCTTTTTCTTAAAATAAACCACCATAACTAAAGTTACGACAATTAATAAAATCCATACATATAAATATCCAAAATTCCAATTATACTCAGGAATTCCCTTAATGTTCATTCCGTATAAGCCTACGATAAATGACAAAGGTAAAAAAATGGTACTCCAAATGGTCAAAATTTTCATGATTTCATTCATCCGATCGCCCTTCATGGATATTTGCATATCGAGTAGACCAGTTAATGAATCACGAAACATATCAATCGAATCGATTACTCTTGAAATATGATCAAATAAATCAACGAAATAAACATCTGCTTCTTCAATGGTATAAGGGAATTTTTGGTGACTAATGGCACCTAAAACCGTCCGTTCATCAACAAATATTTTTCTTAGAACATGAGTCGATCTTTTCAGTTTAAAAACATCATGGGCAATGGAAGAGTAAGGGTTTTTATGAATTGCTTCTTCCCATTCTTCGATCTTATCCTCCAAATGGTCTATAACGAGCATATATTCATCCACACAATGATCCATTATATAATATAAAATTTTGGCAGGATACTCCATTTTTCCCTCGATTTGTTTAAATTGCTCGTACAGCTGATCTAAAACCGGTATATCTTGTTTATAGATGGATACAACATAATTTGGACCTATAACCAATGCAATTTCTACTGGCGTATGCTCTTGATCAATCGCAAAAAAACTTATAAAGATATGATCTTTATAAATGTCCATTTTGGGGCGTTGATTCAGCTTGATACAATCTTCTACAACAAGAGGATGGCAA
Above is a genomic segment from Neobacillus endophyticus containing:
- the corA gene encoding magnesium/cobalt transporter CorA is translated as MLVFNPTLKKTTAEKIRKPTDQEVAWIRLRNPEQTEVKHVLSDLLNCHPLVVEDCIKLNQRPKMDIYKDHIFISFFAIDQEHTPVEIALVIGPNYVVSIYKQDIPVLDQLYEQFKQIEGKMEYPAKILYYIMDHCVDEYMLVIDHLEDKIEEWEEAIHKNPYSSIAHDVFKLKRSTHVLRKIFVDERTVLGAISHQKFPYTIEEADVYFVDLFDHISRVIDSIDMFRDSLTGLLDMQISMKGDRMNEIMKILTIWSTIFLPLSFIVGLYGMNIKGIPEYNWNFGYLYVWILLIVVTLVMVVYFKKKKWI